The nucleotide sequence AGGGGAATATCAGTGAAGTTTGCGCTCTATCAGGTCGTAAAAGTTTTGTAGGGTGGTGACATTTACAAAGTCTTCACCTACTAATTTTACACCAAAATTACTCTCAACGGCTACTACAAGGTCAACAAAGTCTAAGCTGTCTAGACCTAGGGTGTCTTTAAGGTTGGCGTCGGCAGCGATTTCCTCTTCCTCGACTTCAAACTCGTCGATTAGGAAATCATCTATTTTTTGTATTATAAGTTCTTTGGTCATCACCATCTTTCGCTAGCATTTTTTTAATATCAAAGCGGAGTTTGTACCACCAAACCCGAATGAATTTGACAAAAATACGTCAATTTTTTTATTTAACGTTTCCTTAACTATGTTTAATTTCGCCGCATCTTCATCAATGTTGTCAAGATTGATGTTGGGGGCGACAAAAGAATTTTGCATCATGATCATTCCGTAAATGACTTCACTTGCACCTGCCATCCAGCACTCATGGCCGGTCATCGATTTTGTTGAGCTTATGGGCGGATTGTGTTCGCCGAAGACTTCGTATATGGCTTTTGCCTCGTTTGCGTCACCTACCGGTGTTGATGTGGCATGGGCGTTTACGTAATCTATGGCAGAGGCTTCAAGACCTGCATCTTGCAAGGCATTGCGCATGGCCCGCGAGGGGCCGTCAACGTTTGGTGTCGATATATGTCCTCCGTTCGATGAAAAACCATAGCCGATGATTTCGCCTAAAATGGGTGCGCCCCTTTTAACGGCCGACTCGTAACTTTCCAAGATTAGGGTCGCTCCCCCGCCACTGGGTACCAATCCGTTCCTGGCCTGGTCGAAAGGTCTTGAGGCTTTTGTCGGGTCGCCTTCGCGTGTGGCAAAAACCCCGAGTCCGTCAAAACTGCCCATGGCCAATTTGTTTATTTCTTGGGCCCCGCCCGTAATGATACAGTCTTGTAAACCACTTTTGATAAGGTGGTAGCCCATGCCGATGGCATGAGATCCACTGGCACAGGCGGCACTAATGGTAAAGTTGACGCCCCTTAGCCTGAATATGGTAGACAGGTTCATGGTAATGGTAGAGTTCATGGCTTTGAAAATAGCCCCTGAACCTACCAAGGTAGTGTCTTTCTTTTCGCGTAAAATATCGGTAGATTCTACTACCGATCTTGCGGTGCTATCATTGCCGTAAATAACACCAACTTCATTTTCGTCAAAAAAATGATCTTCTATTTGGGCATTTTTTAGGGCTTCAATGGTCGCCATGTAGGCGTATTGGCCTTCTTCCCCGAGACTAAGGCGCTGTCTTCTCGACAGTAGTTTCTTTAGGTTGGGTTCTTCTACCTTGCCGGTAAGAGGGGAACGGTATCCAAAGCTAAGGCGTTCTTCATCTATAGAGATGCCCGACTTTCCCTCGAACAGGGAGGTCTTTACCTCGTCAAGATTCTTGCCAATGCAAGAATAAATACCCATACCCGTGATTACGACTCTTTTCATTGCCCCTTACTGTAATTTTATGAATATATACCGCCGTTTATATTGATGACCTCACCTGTAATATAACCCGATTTTTTTGAAGCGAGAAAAGAAACTACGTGTGCTACTTCTTCGGCTTCTCCGAACCTGTTCGCGGGTATCATCCGTTTTAATTCCTTTTCGTCAAGGTCGTTCGTCATGTCGGTTCGTATGAAACCTGGTGCAACGGCATTTACAGTAACGTTTCTTTTTGCGATTTCTTGTGCCAATGCCTTGGTGGCCCCTATGACCGCGCCTTTGGCCGCGGAATAGTTGGTCTGTCCGGGGGTGCCCTTGAGGCCGGATACGGAAACCATGTTGATGACGCGGCCGTATTTGTTGACCAAAAGCTTTTGAATGAGGTGGTTGGTTACATTGAAAAAACCGTTCAGGCTAGTGTCTATGACCTTGGACCAGTCTTCGTATTTCATCCACATGAACATACCGTCCTGCGTGATTCCTGCATTGTTCACGATGACCTCAATGATATCGTTTTCGTGGGTTTGGTGCCAATTGTCCAAAGCCGATTTGACCGCTTCTGCGTCGGTTACGCTAAATGGTAGCAATTCACCCTTTCCCCCCGCTTCCTCTACAAGCTTAAGGGTTTCTTCGGCAGCTGCCTTATTGCTGTTGTAGTTGATAAGAATTTGGTAATCGAGGTCTTTGGCCAGTTGAATGCAAACTGCCCGTCCTATTCCCCTAGAGCCACCGGTTACCAGTGCGTATTTTTGTTTTTCCGCTTTCTTTTCTTTCATTTAAGTTATATATGTTTTGAACACTTACTGAACGGTTGGGCATACCTTGGTCGTTCGGCTAGTTTTAATTAAAACTAGCGAAATTTAGTAGTTAAAAAAAGGAATGTTTTTATTTGACGGATACAAAGGGTTCGGCGTTCTGAAACCATTTGTCGCCCAATAATTGCCCCTGTTCGTTAAAATATCCCCAGCCTTTTTTTGATTTTACCCGGGCCAGGCCATTGACAAAACCTTTTTCTTCAGATCCTTTTAGAAAGGCAAAATTCCCTGAAATACCGTATTCCATAGGAATGATGACCTTGCCAGAGGTGTTGATAAACCCCCAGGCCTTGTCCTTTACGGGAGCAAAACCGTTTGTTGAAAATACTTCGGCATCGCGGAATTGGGGCTCAATGACCATTTCGCCCTTTTCGTTGATGTATCCCCATTTTTTGCCGATGGCAACAGGGGCCAAACCGAGGGAGAAGGCCCTGGCCTTATCGTATTTTGGTTCTAATACCCATTCTCCTTTGCTATTTACAAAACCCGTTTTTTTGGTGCGGGAGGCGTAAGTGAGTTTAGAATCTCCATGAAAGTTGTAGACCTTGTCGGCGTTGTCGATAGGGTTAAAGCTTCCGTTGTGGATGATGCCAAAGGTGCCATCTTTTTTTCCGTAAACACCGGCTTCCTTATATGTGTTTCCTATTTCTTCGTATTCTACGGGTATGACCACTTTCCCCGAAGTGTTTATCATGCCCCAAAGTTCGCCCTTGCTCACTTTGGCGTGGCCATTCCTGAATTTCTTTATGGCGTCGTAAGTAGGCTCTAGAATGAGTTGGCCGTCAGTGCCTAAGAGACCTATTTTTTCTCCTGAACGAAAAAGGGCGACTCCTTCTTCAAAATCGTAATACTTTTCGCTGGCAGGGGTTTTTAATTCTTTGCCCGAGGTGTCGATGTAACGCCATTGGTCATCTTTCAGTACCAAGGCAAGTCCTGAATTGAACATTTTTACCCTGTCGTATTCAGGTTGGATCACAAATTTTCCCGAAATGTCTATGTAGCCCCATTTGTCGTCTTGAAGTGCTGCGGCACGTCCATCGGAAAAGCTATCCGCTTTATCAAATTGAGGTTCGATTACGTATGCTCCCGTTTTGTCGATGAAACCGAATTTTCCATTTTCCCTGACCAAGGCATACTCTTGTGCAAGAAGAGTCGATGAGTTGATAAGGAGTACCAATAAAAATGCTAATGTTTTCATTTTACTTCTTTGTTTTGATGGTTAATAATATAGTTCTTCACTTGATTTACATAAGGATACATTACAATGTCTTCCTTAAACGGGGGAACTATTTTACGAACTGCATCGTACATCATTCTTGTCTTGGACGAAACCTTGTCTTTAAGGTCAAGGTATTCTATGGCCTGTACGACCGTGATCATTTCTATGGCAAGTACCTCAAAAGCATTTTCGATAACCTTTTTGGTGGTATTGGCCGCATTGGTGCCCATGCTGACAATGTCTTGGTTGTCGTTGTTGTTCGGTATACTATGAACGTACATGGGGTTTGACAGCATTTGGTTTTCGGCAGTGGTCGAGGTGGCGGTGAACTGTACCCCTTGCATGCCGAAGTTGAGTCCCAAGGTGCCTAAATTTACGAAAGGAGGCAGAATATCGTTGAGTTTTGAGTTTAAGAGATAGTTAAGTTGTCTTTCGGCCAACATGCTCATTTTGGTGACTACCAGTTTGAGTTTGTCCATTTCCAAGGAGATATAGTCGCCGTGAAAATTGCCGCCATGGTAGACGTGTTTTTTCTCTACATTGACGATGGGGTTGTCATTGGCTGAATTGACCTCCTCTATAAGTACGCTTTCAACATTGTTGAGTGTGTCTAGTACGGGCCCTAAAATTTGGGGTACGCAACGTAGGGAGTAATACTCCTGTACTTTTTCCTCAAAAACGGATACCCCATTGTTGTCTACGTATAAGTGGTGTTCCCTTTTTCGTGTAAGGGTACTGTCTTTTAGGTGGCTTCGCATAGCACGTGCAATCTCGCGCTGGCCTTTATGTCTTTTGGTGTGGTTCAGGTCTTCCGATAGGTGGTCGTCATAGGCCTGAACGATTTCGTTGATGGCGGAAGAGCAGCATATGGCCCACTCCAGCAATCTTCGCGTATAAATGGTATTGACGATTCCGATGCCTGTCATTACCGAGGTTCCGTTGATTAGGCCAAGACCTTCCCTTAGTTCTACCTTTATCGGGGTGATGTTGAGTTCTTTGAAAACTTCTTCGGTCGGTCTTTTGACCCCTTTGTAGAAAACTTCGCCCTCACCGATAAGAACCAGGGCCAAATGGGCCAATTGAACAAGGTCGCCACTGGCGCCCACGCCTCCATGTTCGTATATGAGTGGAGTGATGTCTTGATTGATCAAAGTGGTCATAACCTCCAATACCGAAGGGTGTACGCCTGAATTTCCTAGGCTTAAGGTATTCAATCGGGCCAGCATTGCCGCTTTTACGTATTTTGGGGGTATCGGATTGCCCGTGCCGGAAGCGTGACTTCGGATCAGGTTGTATTGCAGCTGAATGGTTTCAGAATCCTTTATTTTGTACTGGGCCATGGGCCCGAAACCGGTGTTCACCCCATAGATTACTTTGTTCTTTGAAAACTCTTTTAGGAAATCAAAACTGTCTTTTACGGTCTTGATGACTTTTTCGTCTATTGATATTGGCTCGTTTTTAAAGATGGTTCTGTAGAATTCTTCAATTCCCAACGTTCCTTTTATTTTCGTCATCTATGGTTGATTCTATGAGGTATTTGTAATATTTTAGTGACGTCTTCAAATAAGACTCCTTAAGCTAAAATTAGCGATTTTGGATTGCAAATTTATAATAATTAGTGAATCAATGTCTTAATTTAGCAGACAATACGCTTCTTCAGGTCATGTATCTTCATTTTATGGAGGTCATAAACCATAGGAGCCTCATATAAAAGTGATGCATATGCAACAGGAAAAGGTTGATGTTTTGATAATTGGGGCGGGACCGTCGGGTTCGGTGGCTGCCGCATACCTCCATAAACAGGGGTTAAATGTGAAGGTCGTGGAGAAGGGTAGATTCCCTCGTTTTGTCATAGGGGAGAGTTTGATTCCGCGTTGTATGGATCATTTTGAGGCCGTGGGCCTGT is from Zobellia galactanivorans and encodes:
- a CDS encoding acyl carrier protein, whose protein sequence is MTKELIIQKIDDFLIDEFEVEEEEIAADANLKDTLGLDSLDFVDLVVAVESNFGVKLVGEDFVNVTTLQNFYDLIERKLH
- a CDS encoding beta-ketoacyl-[acyl-carrier-protein] synthase family protein, which translates into the protein MKRVVITGMGIYSCIGKNLDEVKTSLFEGKSGISIDEERLSFGYRSPLTGKVEEPNLKKLLSRRQRLSLGEEGQYAYMATIEALKNAQIEDHFFDENEVGVIYGNDSTARSVVESTDILREKKDTTLVGSGAIFKAMNSTITMNLSTIFRLRGVNFTISAACASGSHAIGMGYHLIKSGLQDCIITGGAQEINKLAMGSFDGLGVFATREGDPTKASRPFDQARNGLVPSGGGATLILESYESAVKRGAPILGEIIGYGFSSNGGHISTPNVDGPSRAMRNALQDAGLEASAIDYVNAHATSTPVGDANEAKAIYEVFGEHNPPISSTKSMTGHECWMAGASEVIYGMIMMQNSFVAPNINLDNIDEDAAKLNIVKETLNKKIDVFLSNSFGFGGTNSALILKKC
- the fabG gene encoding 3-oxoacyl-ACP reductase FabG, with translation MKEKKAEKQKYALVTGGSRGIGRAVCIQLAKDLDYQILINYNSNKAAAEETLKLVEEAGGKGELLPFSVTDAEAVKSALDNWHQTHENDIIEVIVNNAGITQDGMFMWMKYEDWSKVIDTSLNGFFNVTNHLIQKLLVNKYGRVINMVSVSGLKGTPGQTNYSAAKGAVIGATKALAQEIAKRNVTVNAVAPGFIRTDMTNDLDEKELKRMIPANRFGEAEEVAHVVSFLASKKSGYITGEVININGGIYS
- a CDS encoding WG repeat-containing protein; this translates as MKTLAFLLVLLINSSTLLAQEYALVRENGKFGFIDKTGAYVIEPQFDKADSFSDGRAAALQDDKWGYIDISGKFVIQPEYDRVKMFNSGLALVLKDDQWRYIDTSGKELKTPASEKYYDFEEGVALFRSGEKIGLLGTDGQLILEPTYDAIKKFRNGHAKVSKGELWGMINTSGKVVIPVEYEEIGNTYKEAGVYGKKDGTFGIIHNGSFNPIDNADKVYNFHGDSKLTYASRTKKTGFVNSKGEWVLEPKYDKARAFSLGLAPVAIGKKWGYINEKGEMVIEPQFRDAEVFSTNGFAPVKDKAWGFINTSGKVIIPMEYGISGNFAFLKGSEEKGFVNGLARVKSKKGWGYFNEQGQLLGDKWFQNAEPFVSVK
- a CDS encoding HAL/PAL/TAL family ammonia-lyase, coding for MTKIKGTLGIEEFYRTIFKNEPISIDEKVIKTVKDSFDFLKEFSKNKVIYGVNTGFGPMAQYKIKDSETIQLQYNLIRSHASGTGNPIPPKYVKAAMLARLNTLSLGNSGVHPSVLEVMTTLINQDITPLIYEHGGVGASGDLVQLAHLALVLIGEGEVFYKGVKRPTEEVFKELNITPIKVELREGLGLINGTSVMTGIGIVNTIYTRRLLEWAICCSSAINEIVQAYDDHLSEDLNHTKRHKGQREIARAMRSHLKDSTLTRKREHHLYVDNNGVSVFEEKVQEYYSLRCVPQILGPVLDTLNNVESVLIEEVNSANDNPIVNVEKKHVYHGGNFHGDYISLEMDKLKLVVTKMSMLAERQLNYLLNSKLNDILPPFVNLGTLGLNFGMQGVQFTATSTTAENQMLSNPMYVHSIPNNNDNQDIVSMGTNAANTTKKVIENAFEVLAIEMITVVQAIEYLDLKDKVSSKTRMMYDAVRKIVPPFKEDIVMYPYVNQVKNYIINHQNKEVK